Genomic window (Actinomycetota bacterium):
CCAGTGCCTTGCGAACGGTGCTCGGCCCGCCGTCGCAACCGACCAGGTAGCGGGCGGTGAAGTCCTGCGTGCGTCCCTGCCCGACGTCGACGGTGACGCGAACCCCGTCGTCGTCCTGCTCGAACGACAGCACGTCGCTGCTGTACCGGACGTCGATGAGGTCGTCGGCCTCGGCGTGCCGCTTCAGCAGCGGCTCCAGCGTGTACTGCGAGATCAGCTGGTACGGCTCGAGCGGCATCGACGCGTCACGGCACTGCCGGGTCGCCTCGATCGATGCGGTCACCGACGGATACTTCAGCTGCACCAACGGCGGTTCGGTGAGATCGGTGACGATGAAGACGTCCATCGGGATGTCGCGGAACCGACTGGCCGCCCGGATTTCGTCGGCGAGGTTCAGGCGCCGGAAGATCTCCATCGAACGGGCGTTGCACCGTTCCATCTTCGGCAGGAACGCCGGCGCGTCCTTACGCTCGAAGATTGCCGTACGAACACCCCGCTGGGCGAGATTGAGCGCCAGGGACAACCCCACCGGGCCCGCGCCGACGACGATGACGTCCGCATCGAGGGCCTCATCCTTGGTTCGAGATTCACCCATCGACACTCCCGATCATCGCCACCAACGGGCGCATGTCACCCGGCATGGGGTCAAGACTGCCACGCGACGCCGGCACTCCTCATCCTGGCCGGGCGACCCGGGCCGCGGCGCTAGCCGCTGACTCCCAAGCGCTTCGGACGCCTGCAGGCTAGACACGGCGGACGATCAGGTCAAGAAGGTCAACCTTCGTCCGGCCGCCGACCCGACGGGCCGTTACCGCCGGCAACAGAAACTGTGCCTCAGGCCAACCGCATGGCGTGATTGCACGATGCAGCGGCCGCGCTGCCCGGACCGTTGATCGCGTCATGCGCGGCCAGCACCGTGCGAAAGGTGGCGGTGATGTGCTGCGTCATCGCCGCGACCAGCTGGTCAGCGTCGCGAGCGACTGCGGCGTCGCAGATCGCGGCGTGCTCGGCGGAGATGTCCCGATCCGGCTTCGGTGCGAAGCGGGCCCAGTACCGATAGACCTCGGCGGCATCGAAGAGTTCCTGACGGACCCGCAGCAGCGTCGGGCTGCCGCACGCCGAGGCGACCGCGGCATGGAAGACCGAGTGCACGGTCATCCATTCGGGGTTGGCCTTCCCATCGACGAAAGGCGCGGTCGCGCGCAGGACGTGATGGGCTGCCACGACGTCGGACTCCCAACGCACGGTGCCCAGGGTGACCGCACGTCGCAGGGCTATCGACTCCACCTCGATTCGCACCCAGGTCAGATCCTCGAGGTCCGGCACCGACAGGGACCG
Coding sequences:
- a CDS encoding GntR family transcriptional regulator, translated to MKTIPRGKSLVEDVYELVRRRILVGDLTPGQRLHLSSLAADFGVSLGVVREALTRLASEELAVASPQQGFRVRSLSVPDLEDLTWVRIEVESIALRRAVTLGTVRWESDVVAAHHVLRATAPFVDGKANPEWMTVHSVFHAAVASACGSPTLLRVRQELFDAAEVYRYWARFAPKPDRDISAEHAAICDAAVARDADQLVAAMTQHITATFRTVLAAHDAINGPGSAAAASCNHAMRLA